The genomic interval AACATAATCGCAAACCGTGCCCTTGTGCTGGAGCTTTGTGCTTGGAATGGGCAGGTTGTCGATGTTATGTGGTGTTGCACTAAACCTACGGTAGCCTGTTGGTAGGTGGGAATAGTTATAGGAGTATGTTTTACCAAACTCTTACCACTATGTCAACACCAAACACTGACACCCACCCTACTTTTATTCAACAGGCTTGCCTGAAGGTAAGCGAATTTTCCCACCTTTACAACAAGCTCGAGCGGGATATCTCCCTGTCTGGCAGAAGTTTGAGTACGCTGAAAAACTACTCCCGCCACATGGCTCAGATTGCTCTCTACTATAATCAGTTGCCTACAGAACTAGATGAGGATCAGGTCAGAGACTACCTGTGGATGCTGCAGAAGAAAACTCACAAGCCTTCTAAAAGCTCCTTCAAACATGCCGTCTATGGCCTGCGTCTCTTATATAGATTCACCGGCAGCGATGACCGGGCTATCCGCCTGCCTTCCATACCAAGAGAACACAAACTGCCTGTAGTGCTCAGTAAAAGTGAAGTCAAGGCACTCTTGAAGGCTCCCCGTCTGTTAAAACACCGGGTGCTGCTGGCTTTAATCTACTCTGCCGGCCTTCGCATGCAGGAAGTATGCCGGCTTGAGATCTCAGATATTGACTTTGACCGAATGCAGATCCACATCCGGCAAAGTAAAGGAAGAAAAGACCGCTATGTGCCCCTGTCTTCCTTGATGAAAAGAGGCCTGCTCTCTTACCTGTCTGCTTGTAAACCCCATCACTATCTGTTCAATGGGAAAGAGTATGGTTCTCCACTCAGCCGGGAAGGCGTACAATGGATGATGCGTGATTCGGTAAGCAAAGCCGGCATTCAAAAGAAAGGGGTCTGTGTCCATACCCTGCGCCATAGCTATGCCACCCATCTGCTAGAAGATGGATTGGATATTGTCTCCATCAAAGAACTCTTGGGACACTCTTTCCTGGAAACCACCCTTGTGTATCTGCACATAGCAGGCCTTGGCAGAAAAGCCCCTTTCTCTCCCTTGGATACCCTCTATACTAAGGAGGCATGAAGCCTGCTGTGGAAGTGGCCCATATACTGTCGGCTCACTTACATGAATTTATGGCCATACATGTAGTCTCTGCGCACAAGTTCTCTACCCTGAAGGCGATTGAGTCTTGTAGGACAGCCCGATTAGGGGGACATATCGATGCCTGTGATAGTTGTGGCTACCTACGCATCAGCTACAACAGCTGCCGCAACAGACACTGCCCTAAGTGTCAGACGACCAATCGGGAAAAGTGGATTATGCAAAGAGAGGCAGACCTGTTACCGGTCAGTTACTTTCATGTGGTCTTCACCTTGCCCCACGCCCTCAACCAATTGTGCCTGCAATACCCACAAGAACTCTATGCTTTGCTCTTCAAGGCAGCCTGGTCTACTATTAACAGCTTTGGTAGGGATGCCAGGCACATAGGGGCTAAAACAGGCATGATCGCTATCCTGCACACCTAGGGGCAGAACCTCTCCCTGCATCCACATCTGCACTGCATTGTGCCCGGAGGTGGTATATCAGAGCGTGGCCATTGGAAAAAAGCTAGGGTACAAGGAAAATTTCTTTTTCCGGTCAAAGCACTCAGTAAAGTGTTCCGTGCCCGCTATGTAAGTCTGCTGAGAAGTTTTCTTTCCCCTAACAAAGTAGCTGTCGATAGCGTGCTATGGAAGGCGTTGTTTGCCAAAGACTGGGTCGTGTATTGTAAAAGACCTTTCTTAGGTCCTGCTCAGGTAATTGAATACTTGGGCCGTTACACCCATAAAGTAGCTATCTCCAATCACCGCCTCCAAAGTATAGCCGATGGCAAGGTAAGCTTCGCTTACAAAGACTACCGGCAAGAAGCAGCAAAGAAAACCATGAGTTTGGAGGCTAGTGAATTCATCCGAAGATTTTCTTTGCACATTCTGCCCCTAAAATTTGTCCGCATCCGCCACTATGGCATGTTGTCTTCCAAAGCAAAAGCCCATGATTTAGCCCTGGCCAGACAAGATTTAAGGGCAGCTACGCCGGAAAAGAGAGTGTCGGACTGGAAAAGCATCTGCAAAGAACGCTTAGGTTATGATGTAGACCTGTGTCCTTGCTGCAGCAAAGGTCGGATGAGAGAAATCCTGCGTTTTCAAGCAACCCGCTCGCCACCCGAGACAGCCTATCTGTTATCCATAGCCCTGCATGTGAAAACTGCCTGAGTAGAATTAAAAGCCCCTTATAAAAGTGGCCGGGAAAGCGATTGCCTGACAAGAAAATAAACTGCCTTAGGGAGAGCCAAAATCATCAATAAGCCGCATCCACCGAGTATAGTCACCATATTTTTTCCACTTTCTTCTCCTTGAAGTGGACTGTAGTTCCACCTTTGATCCTCTTTTGTATTGATTGATTTCCCATAAAGAAGACCGCCCTAAACCAACCGGTTTGGTGCAACACAGGGTTCATGGTGGGTTAAGACCACCCCATGAACCCTTATATGTTGGCAGTAGTCTTTTTATTTGTTCCTTTTTTTGTAAACTATGCGTTGGTTGTCAATTGTTTCAATTAATCGCCGTCTCTTTATCTTCCACTTCTCGTTTTTAAATCGTACACTGCCGAGATTGTCTTCCATCATCACTACCCGAATATGCTGAGTGGGTTTTAATCCAAGTGATTTATTTAATGTCAACATAGCAAAATTTGAGACTGTTAAACTGTCAATGAACTGATTAGGCAGCTTTATTCTCCCATTTGAGTCTGTCTTTAATTGCAGCCACTCCTGTTTGTTTTTTACATTCACTTTGGCACCCGAAAGCGGTGCCGTTTCTAACTCATAACAAACCAAAATAGTAAGCGAATCATTATGAATTGGATTGGTAAATTCAATGTAGGAACTATCCTTCACTACTGTATCAGAATTTAAAATCAGATGCTTACCTTCCAGCCTCCACTCCCCTTTACCACCTAAGAATACTATTCCTTGTTGAGCCTCAAATTGGAAGCGTTGGTTTTGATATAACTGTATTTTTGAACTTATTTCAAAGTGGGTATAACTCTTATATAATCCGACAATGCTATGCTGGGTAGGTTTGCATCCAAGCATTCCTATTCCAAAAAGAATTACATAGAGTATCCATGATTTTTTCATTTTTATTTACTGCCAATGGCGCAAAGGCCCTCGCAGCCAGGTCCGTTGCGGTGAAGCCTTACGCTGAGGCAGGACTGGTTGACGCAGGGACTGGTGTTGTGCGTTCGTTTTTTCATTCTTTACTCTTTATATTGAGCCATTTGTAATAATTATTCCATGGGTAATTCACTGCTTGTTTGACTACTTCTTCAAAATATTCTTTGCCTTTTTCATGAGAATCATATTTAAAAATGTCTCTACTAGCTAAGTAGTAAATGAGCATTAACTCTTTTGACTCATCAAAAACCAAGAGAGATTCATCATCTCTGCTCTTTCCTCCATCAAATTTATAGAAGTATACTTTTGTGTTATTTCTTTTATCTGGAATTAACACTTCTTCAACAAAATAACATCTATCCTTCTTCCAAAGAATATATTCGTGCGTGTCCTTGTAAATAGTAAAATTTCCTAGGGATAATCCCTTTCCTAATGAATCAATATAGTATAAAGTTGTTTTATTACCTCTAATTACCTTTGATAACACTACTTCTATTGTATTTTTACCGTTTGGAAAGATTTCATTAAAAATAATAACAGAAATCTTTTTTATTGGATTACTATCAGCTTTTCCCTGCTGGTCATCTTTAGTCTGTTGACCACATCCCATCAAAATTAGTACTCCAAGTAGTAATTTTTTCATTCTCCTATGACGCACAACGGAACAAAGCCAACCGGCGGCATCGCCTCTGCGTCAGCAATGCGCTTTGGCAGCGTGCTGAATGGCTTGACTGGTGTTCTGTGCAGGTCTTTCCTTTTTTACTTAATTTTTGTTTAGTTTCATGTCCTCTACCAATCACGCCATACATCGGCAATTCCTTCTCCTCCGGCGTAGTCCTTTGGGTTCAATCCGGCACTAAGGCAAATGTTATCGAAGAGTTCGCATAATTCTTCCCGCTCTACTGTCTCAATCAGACTACCACCTGTCTCATCATTCAATTCATTAAGTGATTCAATGGCTATTCTGAATAATTCTACTTTTGCAGGTTCCGGAGCGGATTCACCTAACCCAATAAGACCTTCGAGCAAGTCATCCATGATTTGTTGGGCTTTATCGCAGTTCTCAGGTGTATACTGCTCCATGCCACCATCCTCCTCGTCATCATCCTCGTCTCCATAGAAGTATGTCCTCCATTTATCAAAAGGATATTCAGTTTTGTTGTTTAGTATCTTTTCTGAGTAGCTCATATTGGGTTTTTATTCACTTGCACAGAATGGAACAAATATTGCCGGATACCGTTGCGATTGCGGTGGAGCTCTGCGCTGGGCAAGCCCGGTTATCGGTCAATATGGTGTTAGGTCCATGTCTTTCTCCTTTAATCATTTAATATTTGTAAAGCCCTTTGTAAAGCTTCTTCGTCCAATCCTCGATGATAAATAGTTCGAACCCAATGCGGCAAGTAGGACTCCCCTAATTGAGCTAAGCGAGTATCATCATCTAGGATTACGTACTTATCTGGTACTCCATTTCTTTCCAACCACCCTACTATTTCCTCACTTCTGGAAGAGGAATCTAATTCGGTTTTTTCGTTGATTTTGCCCACTATCTGCCCGTGGAAGCCTCTTCTCTTCAGAATTGCCCCAAACTCGTCGACCGTTTTATTAATCCTTCGGCTAGAAGTAAGGATGACTTTTGCCTTAGTTTGCTCAATGAGCCGATTCAGGTTTTCGATACACTTTGCATTGAATTCACTGTAGCCGTCTTCTGCAATCACATCAGCCTTCCATTGATTCTGCGTGCATAGTACGCCATCTATATCTAGGAAAATGATAGGGTACGATGCTGTTTTCATTTTTTACTTGGACCTAATAGATCAAAGGCTCCCGCACACCACGTGCTCATGGTGGAGCCTTGTGGTAAAGCTCACCGGTTGTCGGCCTGAGCCTGGTGTTGGTTGCTTTAATTTTCCTTCTTTTTTCTGCCCTGGCCTTCTGTGTTTAGCTCTGAGCTGAGGCCTTCCTAGGGAGAGTTGTTGTCGTCTTTAGCCAGCAGCTTTACGCAGCAACTCTAGAAAAGAAGGAAAAACAAGTCTTTGGCTCCTTCACT from Rhodocytophaga rosea carries:
- a CDS encoding tyrosine-type recombinase/integrase — encoded protein: MSTPNTDTHPTFIQQACLKVSEFSHLYNKLERDISLSGRSLSTLKNYSRHMAQIALYYNQLPTELDEDQVRDYLWMLQKKTHKPSKSSFKHAVYGLRLLYRFTGSDDRAIRLPSIPREHKLPVVLSKSEVKALLKAPRLLKHRVLLALIYSAGLRMQEVCRLEISDIDFDRMQIHIRQSKGRKDRYVPLSSLMKRGLLSYLSACKPHHYLFNGKEYGSPLSREGVQWMMRDSVSKAGIQKKGVCVHTLRHSYATHLLEDGLDIVSIKELLGHSFLETTLVYLHIAGLGRKAPFSPLDTLYTKEA
- a CDS encoding HAD domain-containing protein, yielding MKTASYPIIFLDIDGVLCTQNQWKADVIAEDGYSEFNAKCIENLNRLIEQTKAKVILTSSRRINKTVDEFGAILKRRGFHGQIVGKINEKTELDSSSRSEEIVGWLERNGVPDKYVILDDDTRLAQLGESYLPHWVRTIYHRGLDEEALQRALQILND